A stretch of the Capricornis sumatraensis isolate serow.1 chromosome 19, serow.2, whole genome shotgun sequence genome encodes the following:
- the LOC138095477 gene encoding myeloid-associated differentiation marker-like, with product MAQKSRPQDDYMEVTVVMLVTFTRMTVVVADASAVTGPWVVFRHLTPSVSRSGSFSGGSSVRATATAGDRDLPGRHSTMASRSTSTDQGCLALVWLCFRLLQLFSSCVGFWLVTPGFQKWGVGYEAKNTCAMLIWLLSLPISLIVVIVELCNIQSHFPFSYHMPLTDACFAAHVCLSLFLVQSIQRVQFLPWDPFISRVNTALTFTSITCFLFGLELSCTWNCYKLEDLTCAVYTVQGVLKVLEMFVACVIFAFISNTSQHLKEPAHEWCLAIYCICFPQATVATLLNLGNWEYRLPVQLTLLSVLLYSTALVLCWLYPVDKKIKDKPEGFWGVYMLGLTHCSSRRDYRPALAILTAINLLIYMADLVISAH from the coding sequence CCTCGGCCGTCACAGGGCCCTGGGTCGTTTTCAGGCATCTGACTCCATCCGTCTCCAGATCTGGATCTTTCTCTGGTGGATCTTCAGTGAGGGCCACTGCCACAGCTGGTGACCGGGACCTGCCTGGCCGTCACAGCACCATGGCCTCCAGGTCTACATCCACAGACCAGGGCTGCTTGGCCTTGGTGTGGCTCTGCTTCCGCCTGCTGCAGTTGTTCTCCAGCTGTGTGGGCTTCTGGCTGGTGACTCCTGGCTTTCAGAAGTGGGGCGTAGGTTATGAGGCCAAAAATACCTGCGCCATGCTCATCTGGCTCCTCTCTTTGCCCATAAGCCTCATCGTAGTCATAGTTGAATTATGTAATATCCAGTCCCACTTTCCTTTCTCGTACCACATGCCCCTCACAGATGCCTGCTTCGCCGCCCATGTCTGCCTCTCACTGTTCCTCGTCCAGTCTATCCAGAGAGTCCAGTTTTTGCCTTGGGACCCTTTCATAAGCCGGGTCAACACTGCCCTAACATTCACCTCCATTACGTGTTTCCTTTTTGGTCTCGAATTGTCCTGCACATGGAACTGCTACAAGCTGGAAGACCTCACCTGCGCTGTGTACACCGTGCAGGGTGTGCTGAAGGTGCTGGAGATGTTTGTGGCCTGTGTCATCTTCGCCTTCATCAGCAACACTTCCCAGCATCTGAAGGAGCCAGCTCATGAGTGGTGTCTGGCCATCTATTGCATCTGCTTCCCCCAGGCAACTGTGGCCACGCTGCTGAACCTGGGCAACTGGGAGTACAGGCTGCCCGTCCAGCTGACCCTGCTCTCTGTCCTCCTCTACTCCACTGCTTTGGTTCTCTGCTGGCTCTACCCAGTAGATAAGAAGATTAAGGATAAGCCTGAGGGATTCTGGGGCGTGTACATGTTGGGGCTCACCCACTGCTCGAGCCGCAGGGACTATCGACCGGCTTTGGCCATCCTGACAGCCATCAACCTGCTGATTTACATGGCCGACCTGGTGATCTCAGCCCACTAG